A genome region from Deinococcus sp. KNUC1210 includes the following:
- a CDS encoding PhzF family phenazine biosynthesis protein: MTHHSSPLTHHTPYRVYAAPHTEGGKLVSVFPAAQGDLQAQAASAGTPLSVFIEQVNEQGAQLRVFTPTRDKGESDSAAIAALHHLFAAGQIADVTDVQMAGQTYPAQLCGGEWLLRQGDVSVSDAPHAEFGALGFTPDAVQIASTGRPNLAVQLPDLASLQALTPDAEVIRQLGQATGTTGLILYTREAPRADVSFRAFGPLKGFYEDAASSNMFACLVGALSVRGLLPEHEPLVRGLQHMPGLPSRLTAQYLPQPGGASDLWIGGSAVLLEPAGLNG, translated from the coding sequence ATGACACATCACTCATCCCCCCTCACGCATCACACCCCTTACCGCGTTTATGCCGCTCCCCACACCGAGGGCGGCAAACTGGTTTCGGTCTTCCCCGCCGCTCAGGGCGACCTGCAGGCGCAGGCGGCCTCGGCTGGCACACCGCTCAGCGTGTTCATCGAGCAGGTGAACGAACAGGGCGCACAGCTGCGCGTCTTCACGCCCACCCGCGACAAGGGCGAATCCGACAGCGCTGCCATCGCTGCGCTCCACCACCTGTTCGCGGCGGGGCAGATTGCCGATGTCACCGACGTGCAGATGGCGGGTCAGACCTATCCGGCCCAGCTCTGCGGCGGAGAATGGCTGCTGCGGCAGGGCGACGTGAGCGTTTCGGATGCGCCGCACGCCGAGTTCGGCGCTCTGGGATTTACTCCCGACGCTGTGCAGATCGCGTCGACAGGCCGCCCGAATCTGGCAGTGCAGCTGCCCGATCTGGCGTCGCTGCAAGCGCTCACGCCTGACGCCGAAGTTATCCGGCAGCTCGGGCAGGCCACCGGCACCACCGGGCTGATTCTGTACACGCGGGAAGCGCCGCGTGCCGACGTGAGTTTCCGGGCCTTCGGGCCGCTGAAGGGCTTTTACGAGGACGCTGCCAGCAGCAACATGTTCGCGTGTCTGGTCGGGGCGCTGAGCGTGCGCGGGCTGCTGCCGGAACACGAACCGCTGGTGCGCGGGCTGCAACACATGCCGGGGCTGCCGTCTCGCCTGACTGCCCAGTACCTGCCGCAGCCGGGCGGCGCGAGCGACCTGTGGATCGGCGGAAGTGCCGTCCTGCTGGAGCCTGCCGGGCTGAACGGATGA
- a CDS encoding four helix bundle protein — MGDAPSHARFESLIVWQKARLLTAEIYFLSRKKEFASDRGLAWQIQRAAVSVMSNLAEGFERGRHTEFHQYVSIAKASCAEVRSQLYVALDIGYITSEEFTATMQLADQVASLCGGLRASLERKIKAKS; from the coding sequence ATGGGTGACGCGCCGTCACATGCACGGTTTGAAAGTTTGATCGTCTGGCAGAAAGCGCGTCTGCTGACTGCCGAAATCTACTTCCTTTCGCGCAAAAAAGAATTTGCGTCAGATCGTGGTCTGGCCTGGCAGATCCAGAGAGCTGCCGTCTCTGTGATGTCCAATCTGGCCGAAGGCTTTGAGCGCGGAAGACATACAGAATTCCATCAGTACGTCAGTATTGCCAAAGCTTCGTGTGCAGAAGTGCGCTCTCAGTTATATGTAGCGCTGGATATCGGCTATATCACCTCCGAAGAATTCACCGCCACCATGCAGCTTGCAGATCAGGTCGCCAGTCTCTGCGGTGGTCTGCGGGCCTCTCTGGAGCGCAAAATCAAAGCGAAATCATGA